The Tenacibaculum jejuense genome includes a window with the following:
- a CDS encoding phosphatidylserine decarboxylase, with translation MQIKFINRKTGKTEIETPPGEGFLKLLYNNPFGKILFLPLIKRKFLSEWYGRKMNKKSSTKKIESFVSDLNIDISEAKKSIDEFTSFNDFFYRKLKPEARPIENGFISPGDGKLLAFENIEDVHNFFVKGRKFTLNEFLNDKILAEKYKNASLLILRLAPNDYHRYHFPYEGIPSSSTKIKGDYLSVSPYALASNFTTVFCENKREYCILKTEDKGDILLAPVGATMVGSILETYTANASVKKGDEMGYFAFGGSTIVVLIDKDKIQIDNDILENTKNKIETFVKMGEKIGL, from the coding sequence ATGCAAATAAAATTCATCAATAGAAAAACAGGTAAAACAGAAATCGAAACTCCTCCTGGAGAAGGTTTTTTAAAACTCTTATATAACAATCCGTTTGGAAAAATATTATTTCTTCCTTTAATAAAACGTAAGTTTTTATCTGAATGGTACGGAAGAAAAATGAACAAAAAGTCTTCTACAAAAAAAATAGAAAGTTTTGTTTCTGATTTGAACATTGATATCTCTGAAGCTAAAAAATCAATTGATGAGTTTACATCTTTCAACGACTTTTTCTATCGTAAATTAAAACCTGAAGCCAGACCTATAGAAAACGGATTTATATCTCCTGGTGACGGAAAATTATTAGCATTCGAGAACATCGAGGATGTACATAACTTTTTTGTAAAAGGAAGAAAATTTACATTAAATGAATTTTTAAATGATAAAATATTGGCAGAAAAATATAAAAATGCTTCTTTGTTAATTTTACGATTAGCTCCGAATGATTATCATAGATATCATTTTCCGTATGAAGGAATTCCATCTTCTTCAACAAAAATAAAAGGAGATTATCTATCTGTTTCACCTTATGCCCTAGCATCTAATTTTACAACTGTATTTTGCGAAAACAAACGTGAGTATTGTATTTTAAAAACTGAAGACAAAGGCGATATCTTATTAGCACCTGTTGGGGCTACAATGGTGGGAAGTATTTTAGAAACTTACACAGCAAATGCTTCTGTTAAAAAAGGTGATGAAATGGGATATTTTGCTTTTGGTGGATCTACTATTGTAGTCTTGATTGATAAAGACAAAATTCAAATTGATAATGATATTTTAGAAAACACCAAAAATAAAATTGAAACTTTTGTCAAAATGGGTGAAAAAATTGGACTTTAA
- a CDS encoding GumC family protein: protein MNIQNNIDNQQINDNDTINIRAEIEKYLIHWKWFLLGIILSLVLAFMYLRYSAPKYSASTTIMIKDNKKSGISAELAAFEDLGIIGGGSSNNPDNEIEILKSRKILGDVTKKLKLNTKYISEGRVKNSEIYLKSPISFIVEDSLLFHTLEKTKTFFVKIKSLTDLQVSDEDGNIINNGTFDNTFEIEDIGNVKIDKTIFLEEEYIGKQIIIVLYPTDKIIDQLIKNVGIAPINKNSSVLRLTLQSTVLKKAEDVLNAIVNQYNLDAIKDKSEVSNKTVEFIDERLKEVGKELAKVEDQVKNFKKKNNVTDIESEAKLALEVSTATRQKIIDTNVELNIIKSLKKQLNKPEGTLPPNLGLKDLNIAKSINEYNNLLITKNRLLKSAGSKNSAIIEIQSNIDNLKEAIRVSLDNQEKAVQFSLSNLNREARITNSKISSIPVKEREFLDIARNQEIIATLYSYLLRKREETAISLAVTVDNAKIIDKAYGSDIPVSPKKKIIFLAAILLGAIIPFIIIYLRDLLDTKVHTKRDIQELTSVPFIGDVPHNETSQKIVVNTDARSSTAEAFRLIRTNLDFMLSNTKTENGKTIFITSTTSGEGKSFISINLAATLALSGKKVVLVGMDLRAPKVTEYLGIPDRKGITNYITNDKLSLDELKFRVPELRDLDIIASGVIPPNPAELLMSDRVQQLFDELTTSYDYVLVDTAPVNLVTDTLLIAKYANVFLYITRANYLDKRLLTVPDTLYKEEKLPNMAIVLNDTDMSRGYGYGYGYGYGYGYGNVEETKKPWYKRIFNN, encoded by the coding sequence ATGAACATCCAAAACAATATAGATAATCAGCAAATTAACGATAATGATACAATTAATATTCGTGCTGAAATAGAAAAGTATTTAATTCATTGGAAATGGTTTCTTCTTGGGATCATTTTAAGTTTGGTTTTGGCTTTTATGTACTTAAGATATAGTGCTCCTAAATACTCGGCAAGCACTACTATAATGATAAAAGACAATAAAAAATCAGGAATTTCTGCTGAACTTGCTGCTTTTGAAGATTTAGGAATTATAGGAGGAGGTTCCAGTAATAATCCGGATAATGAAATAGAGATTTTAAAATCAAGAAAGATATTAGGTGATGTAACAAAGAAATTAAAACTTAATACAAAATATATATCTGAAGGTAGAGTAAAAAATTCAGAAATTTATTTGAAATCACCTATTAGCTTTATAGTTGAAGATTCATTACTGTTTCATACATTAGAAAAAACAAAAACATTTTTTGTTAAAATAAAATCTTTAACAGATCTTCAAGTATCCGATGAAGATGGGAATATAATTAATAATGGAACTTTTGACAATACTTTTGAAATAGAGGATATTGGTAATGTTAAAATTGATAAAACAATTTTTTTAGAGGAAGAATATATTGGTAAACAAATTATAATTGTACTCTATCCAACTGATAAAATCATTGATCAATTAATTAAAAATGTAGGTATTGCTCCTATCAACAAAAACTCAAGTGTACTAAGATTAACACTTCAATCTACAGTACTCAAAAAAGCTGAAGATGTTTTAAATGCTATTGTAAATCAATATAATTTAGATGCAATAAAAGATAAAAGTGAAGTATCTAACAAAACTGTTGAATTTATTGATGAAAGGTTAAAAGAGGTTGGTAAAGAATTAGCTAAAGTAGAAGATCAAGTAAAAAACTTCAAGAAAAAGAATAATGTAACTGATATTGAATCAGAAGCTAAATTAGCATTAGAAGTTAGTACTGCTACTAGACAGAAAATAATAGACACTAATGTTGAACTCAACATTATAAAGTCATTAAAAAAACAACTAAACAAGCCTGAAGGTACTTTGCCTCCAAATCTAGGCTTAAAAGATTTAAATATAGCTAAATCTATAAATGAATATAACAACCTATTAATAACTAAAAATAGATTATTAAAGAGTGCAGGAAGTAAGAACTCAGCAATAATTGAAATTCAATCTAATATTGATAACCTAAAAGAAGCAATAAGAGTAAGTTTAGATAATCAAGAAAAAGCTGTTCAATTTAGTTTAAGTAATTTAAATAGAGAAGCAAGAATAACAAATTCTAAAATATCTTCTATACCTGTTAAGGAAAGAGAATTTTTAGATATTGCAAGAAACCAAGAAATTATAGCTACTCTATATTCTTATTTACTTCGTAAAAGAGAAGAAACTGCTATATCTTTAGCGGTAACGGTAGACAATGCTAAAATTATAGATAAAGCATATGGTTCAGATATACCAGTATCTCCTAAAAAGAAAATTATCTTTTTAGCTGCTATATTATTAGGAGCTATTATTCCTTTCATTATAATATATCTTAGAGATTTACTAGATACTAAAGTACATACAAAGAGAGATATACAAGAATTAACTTCAGTTCCTTTTATTGGTGACGTACCTCATAATGAAACGAGTCAAAAAATAGTAGTTAATACAGATGCTAGATCAAGTACAGCTGAAGCATTTAGATTAATTCGTACTAATTTGGATTTCATGTTGTCTAATACGAAAACTGAAAACGGTAAAACTATTTTTATCACCTCAACTACAAGTGGTGAAGGAAAGTCATTTATTTCTATAAATCTAGCTGCTACATTAGCGCTATCAGGAAAAAAAGTAGTATTAGTTGGTATGGATCTACGTGCTCCTAAAGTAACAGAATATTTAGGTATACCTGATAGAAAAGGAATCACAAACTATATTACTAATGATAAATTATCCTTAGATGAATTAAAGTTTAGAGTACCTGAACTTAGAGATTTAGATATTATAGCTTCTGGAGTGATACCTCCAAATCCAGCTGAATTATTGATGTCTGACAGAGTTCAACAACTATTTGATGAATTAACTACTAGTTACGATTATGTTTTAGTAGATACAGCTCCAGTTAACTTAGTTACAGATACACTTCTAATAGCTAAATACGCTAATGTATTCTTATATATAACTAGAGCAAATTATTTAGACAAAAGACTTTTAACTGTACCTGACACTTTATATAAAGAGGAAAAACTACCTAATATGGCTATCGTTTTAAATGATACTGATATGAGTAGAGGATATGGATATGGTTACGGATATGGTTATGGTTATGGATACGGAAATGTTGAGGAAACCAAAAAACCATGGTATAAAAGAATATTTAATAACTAA
- a CDS encoding polysaccharide biosynthesis/export family protein, with protein sequence MQKAYKVVFFILISSITFTSCVSKKDITYFQNDQINQKIVSNSYKTIFKPDDLLQITISALDFESVKSFNLPAVNFATTTDRAIGTPQQQTYLIDNNGFIDFPVIGKLKIGGLTRNEAIELLKNKLDPDYVKNPTINIRIANYTITVLGDVRRPGTYTIPNERITVLEAIGLAGDLNITGKRNTIKVIREVNNEKIQFDIDLRSNKVFTSPVYYLQQNDLVYVDQNKSSSQDAAFNRNTGLFVSIGSIIVSLIAVLTR encoded by the coding sequence ATGCAAAAAGCTTATAAAGTTGTCTTTTTTATACTTATTTCAAGTATAACATTTACATCTTGCGTTTCTAAGAAAGACATCACATACTTTCAAAATGACCAAATAAATCAAAAAATTGTATCGAACTCTTACAAAACGATATTCAAGCCAGATGATTTATTACAAATAACCATTTCTGCTCTAGATTTTGAATCAGTAAAATCTTTTAACCTTCCTGCAGTTAATTTCGCTACAACTACAGACAGAGCTATTGGAACTCCTCAACAGCAAACATATCTTATAGATAATAATGGTTTTATTGACTTTCCTGTTATAGGTAAATTAAAAATAGGAGGTTTAACTAGGAATGAAGCTATTGAGTTATTAAAAAATAAATTAGATCCAGATTACGTAAAAAATCCCACAATAAATATCAGGATAGCAAACTATACCATCACTGTTTTAGGAGACGTTAGAAGACCTGGAACATACACAATTCCTAATGAAAGAATAACTGTTCTTGAGGCTATAGGTCTTGCAGGTGATTTAAATATTACAGGTAAAAGAAATACTATTAAAGTTATTAGAGAAGTAAATAATGAAAAAATACAATTTGACATTGATTTGAGATCTAACAAAGTTTTTACTTCTCCTGTTTATTACTTACAACAAAATGATCTTGTTTATGTTGATCAAAACAAATCTTCTTCTCAAGATGCTGCATTTAATAGGAACACAGGATTATTTGTTTCAATTGGTTCCATCATAGTTTCTTTAATTGCTGTTTTAACTAGATAA
- a CDS encoding polysaccharide biosynthesis protein has translation MIRNFLLKALNKHASHWVVLIIDTVLVALSFILAYTIRFASLDFNVSNLTYQIPFVSLISLISFWLVGSNKGIIRHTGTRDAFNVFIGVTLSSMGIVFFVATNNVFKVIPWFTIPKTIILIHYFITIFVLVVCRFIFKAFYEIISSELKEITNVMIYGAGDSGLITYGALNRDTRNNYEVVGFIDDDKNKVGKKIDRVKIYSRSQITKDFVDHKEIDEIIFSIQNIKSERLLYLTDRLLELGVKPKIVPPFSKWIGGDFEANQIKQVKIEDLLDRKPISIDNPIVKRDVNNKVILVTGAAGSIGSEISRQICKYNHKHLVLIDQAESPLYEIQQELKRNGIENFSSIVADVRDLVRMEAVFNEFKPDKVYHAAAYKHVPLMEESPYEAIKINIKGTKNIADLSVKYNVERFVMVSTDKAVNPTNVMGATKRVAEMYISCLSNMKTNTKFTTTRFGNVLGSNGSVIPLFKKQIENGGPLTVTHKDITRYFMTIPEACQLVIEAGTMGEGGEIYIFDMGKSVKIFDIAKRMIHLSGLKYPEDIDIEITGLRPGEKLYEELLANGENTTPTYHEKIMIAKTQDLNVDDVKKDIENLCTENLKYINDQSVKLIKKIVPEFKSNNSIYEKLDEKILN, from the coding sequence ATGATTAGAAACTTTCTTTTAAAAGCTCTGAATAAACATGCTTCACATTGGGTAGTGTTGATTATAGATACTGTTTTAGTAGCATTATCTTTTATATTGGCATATACCATAAGATTTGCTTCATTAGACTTTAATGTTTCTAATTTAACTTATCAAATTCCTTTTGTATCATTAATCTCATTGATTAGTTTTTGGCTTGTAGGTTCTAATAAAGGTATTATTAGACATACAGGTACCAGAGATGCTTTTAATGTATTTATAGGTGTTACATTATCATCAATGGGAATAGTTTTTTTTGTAGCTACCAATAATGTTTTTAAGGTTATACCTTGGTTCACTATTCCTAAAACAATAATTCTTATTCATTACTTTATAACAATATTTGTATTAGTTGTTTGTAGATTTATATTCAAAGCTTTTTATGAGATTATATCTTCTGAGTTAAAAGAAATAACTAATGTGATGATCTATGGTGCTGGAGATTCTGGTTTAATAACTTATGGTGCGTTGAACAGAGACACTAGAAATAACTATGAAGTTGTTGGTTTTATTGATGATGATAAAAATAAAGTAGGAAAAAAAATAGATCGTGTTAAAATATATAGCAGATCCCAAATCACTAAAGATTTTGTAGATCATAAAGAAATTGACGAGATCATTTTTTCTATCCAAAATATAAAATCAGAAAGACTTTTATATCTTACTGATAGATTGTTAGAACTTGGTGTGAAACCAAAAATTGTTCCTCCATTCTCTAAATGGATAGGTGGTGATTTTGAAGCTAATCAGATTAAACAAGTTAAAATTGAAGATTTACTTGATAGAAAACCAATTTCAATTGATAATCCTATTGTAAAGAGAGATGTAAATAATAAAGTAATTCTAGTAACAGGTGCTGCAGGGTCTATAGGTAGTGAAATATCCAGACAAATATGCAAGTACAACCATAAACATCTGGTTCTTATTGATCAAGCTGAATCTCCTCTTTATGAAATTCAACAAGAATTAAAGAGAAATGGAATTGAAAACTTTTCTTCTATAGTAGCTGATGTAAGAGATTTAGTAAGAATGGAAGCAGTTTTTAATGAATTTAAACCAGATAAAGTTTATCATGCTGCTGCTTATAAACATGTTCCTTTAATGGAAGAAAGTCCATATGAAGCTATCAAAATAAATATCAAAGGGACTAAAAATATAGCAGATTTATCTGTAAAATATAATGTTGAGAGATTTGTAATGGTATCAACAGATAAGGCTGTAAATCCAACTAATGTAATGGGAGCTACAAAAAGGGTAGCCGAAATGTACATTAGTTGTTTAAGTAATATGAAAACTAATACAAAATTTACTACAACTCGTTTCGGTAATGTATTAGGCTCTAATGGGTCTGTTATTCCTTTATTTAAAAAACAAATTGAAAATGGAGGTCCATTAACTGTTACTCATAAAGATATAACTAGATATTTTATGACAATTCCTGAGGCTTGTCAGTTAGTGATTGAAGCTGGAACTATGGGTGAAGGTGGAGAGATATATATTTTTGACATGGGGAAATCTGTAAAAATATTTGATATTGCTAAAAGGATGATTCATTTATCTGGATTAAAATATCCTGAAGATATAGATATAGAAATTACTGGTTTAAGACCAGGTGAAAAATTATATGAGGAATTACTTGCAAATGGTGAAAACACCACTCCAACATATCATGAAAAAATTATGATAGCTAAAACACAAGATTTAAATGTTGACGACGTTAAAAAAGATATAGAAAACTTGTGCACAGAAAATCTTAAATATATAAATGATCAATCTGTAAAACTCATAAAAAAAATAGTTCCTGAATTTAAATCTAATAATTCAATCTATGAGAAATTAGATGAAAAGATTTTAAATTAA
- the ccsA gene encoding cytochrome c biogenesis protein CcsA: MKKILNILYSTRLMAVLFFVFAAAMGIATFIENDFGTQTAKKLVYNTWWFEVIMLFFIINFFGNIFRYKLLRKEKWTVFMFHIAFLFIIIGAGITRYIGYEGMMIIDEGESTNVFLSDVNYLNATIDDNVSQKTYEEKLLLSAWGKNSKDFTFKFQPNKSKPANEVNFKLVDYIPWSEKKLVLDENGVEHLFFVESSSGSRHEHYIKRGTIQNIHNILVGFDAPNRNANINFFYEGKSLKFTSKVDGNWLRMADQKRGQIVKDSTQHFQFLTLHNIDGLQFVIPRPAEKGEIKTIRGKKDDKKFDTVVFDISCNGETKQVEFVGGQFNTSNKQDLTIGGLNIRAWYGAKLLQTPFNIKLNDFQLEKYPGSETASSYASEVSVIDNNDSFDYRIYMNHILDYKGYKFFQASYRNEGEAIEQTHLSVNHDFWGTFVTYLGYSLLYIGLISMLFAKHTRFDSLKKQLKKLQNKRAILFLPLVFSFGLTFGQHETHKNLLSEEKIDSILQANSVDIKHADKFSKIVIQDAGGRMKPAHTFASELVRKVSHSDSFKGMTPSQILLSMTEYPRFWFQVPFIYLEKGNYKIREALDLPKDATHARFIDFYDTKGNSKINKLIGEAQKKKIQNKFEKDVIKIEKRLWLLNQAIGGGILKIYPIPNDENNKWVSQPETSQAPFKGTDSVFVKQSLPVYLQLLQEAKKTDDYSEAGKILDGIKKFQKKYGNEVMPSDNKIDVEIAYNKINISQKLFLYYGLFGFLLITVVIFKIFYDRRFIKYIIKGLIGIIILLFITHTADLIARWYIAGHAPWSNAHESIVFVSWASMVFGLFLGRKSPLTIGAATFVACVVLMFALGNWTDPAIANLQPVLNSWWVVVHVPIIVASYGPFSLSMILGVVSLFLIIFTNKNNKKKMDTHLKELTIINEMSAVVGVVMLTVGNFLGGMWANESWGRYWGWDPKETWALISIIIYAFILHIRLIPGLRGKYTFNLWSILAYFSIIMTFFGVNFYLSGLHSYASGDKVITPNSIIYSIVFIVILGTFAWFKNKKFYKK, encoded by the coding sequence ATGAAGAAAATCTTAAATATATTATACTCTACTCGTTTAATGGCTGTCTTATTTTTTGTTTTTGCAGCCGCAATGGGAATTGCCACTTTTATTGAAAACGACTTTGGAACTCAAACAGCAAAAAAACTAGTATACAATACTTGGTGGTTTGAAGTTATCATGTTGTTCTTTATCATTAATTTCTTTGGAAATATTTTCAGATATAAATTATTAAGAAAAGAAAAATGGACCGTTTTTATGTTCCATATTGCTTTTCTTTTCATAATTATTGGTGCAGGAATTACTAGATATATCGGTTATGAAGGAATGATGATTATTGATGAAGGAGAATCTACCAATGTTTTCTTGTCAGATGTAAATTATCTTAATGCTACTATAGATGATAATGTTTCTCAAAAAACATATGAAGAAAAATTATTATTATCAGCTTGGGGTAAAAACAGCAAAGACTTCACTTTTAAATTTCAACCTAACAAGAGTAAACCAGCTAATGAAGTTAACTTTAAACTTGTTGATTATATTCCTTGGTCTGAGAAAAAATTAGTTTTAGATGAAAATGGAGTTGAACATTTATTCTTTGTAGAAAGTTCTAGCGGTAGTCGTCACGAACACTACATCAAAAGAGGAACTATTCAAAACATTCACAATATTTTAGTTGGATTTGATGCACCAAACAGAAACGCTAACATTAATTTCTTTTACGAAGGAAAAAGTTTAAAATTTACTTCTAAAGTAGATGGGAATTGGTTACGTATGGCAGATCAAAAACGTGGTCAAATAGTTAAAGATAGTACTCAACATTTTCAATTCTTAACACTTCATAATATTGATGGACTTCAATTTGTAATCCCGCGTCCTGCTGAAAAAGGTGAAATAAAAACTATACGTGGTAAAAAGGATGATAAAAAGTTTGACACTGTAGTTTTCGATATTTCGTGTAATGGAGAAACAAAACAAGTAGAATTTGTAGGAGGTCAATTCAATACCAGTAACAAACAAGATTTAACTATAGGAGGTTTAAACATTAGAGCTTGGTATGGTGCTAAATTATTACAAACTCCATTTAATATAAAACTTAACGATTTTCAACTAGAGAAATACCCAGGATCTGAAACTGCTTCTTCATACGCAAGTGAAGTTTCCGTTATTGATAACAATGATTCTTTCGATTACAGAATTTATATGAATCACATTTTAGATTACAAAGGCTATAAATTCTTTCAAGCAAGTTATAGAAATGAAGGAGAAGCTATTGAACAAACTCACCTTTCTGTAAATCATGATTTTTGGGGAACTTTTGTTACCTACTTAGGATATTCACTTTTATATATTGGTTTAATTTCTATGTTATTTGCTAAACATACTCGATTTGATAGTTTGAAAAAACAACTAAAGAAACTTCAAAACAAAAGAGCCATACTTTTCTTACCATTAGTATTCTCATTCGGATTAACTTTTGGTCAACACGAAACACACAAAAACCTTCTTTCTGAAGAAAAAATAGATAGTATTTTACAAGCAAATAGTGTAGATATAAAACATGCAGATAAGTTCAGTAAAATTGTAATTCAAGATGCTGGAGGAAGAATGAAACCTGCACATACATTTGCATCAGAACTAGTAAGAAAAGTTTCACATTCAGACAGCTTTAAAGGAATGACACCAAGTCAGATATTACTTTCTATGACTGAATATCCACGTTTCTGGTTTCAAGTTCCGTTTATATATCTTGAAAAGGGAAATTATAAAATACGAGAAGCTTTAGATTTACCTAAAGATGCTACGCACGCACGTTTTATTGATTTTTACGATACGAAAGGTAATTCTAAAATCAACAAATTAATTGGTGAAGCACAGAAGAAAAAGATTCAGAATAAATTCGAAAAAGATGTTATCAAAATTGAAAAGCGCTTATGGTTATTAAACCAAGCCATTGGAGGAGGCATTTTAAAAATATATCCTATTCCGAATGATGAAAATAACAAATGGGTTTCACAACCTGAAACTTCTCAAGCTCCTTTTAAAGGTACAGACTCTGTTTTCGTAAAACAATCTTTACCTGTTTATTTACAATTATTACAAGAAGCGAAAAAAACAGACGATTATTCAGAAGCGGGGAAAATATTAGATGGTATTAAAAAATTCCAGAAGAAATATGGTAATGAAGTAATGCCCTCAGACAATAAAATTGATGTAGAAATAGCTTACAATAAAATAAATATATCACAAAAGCTATTTTTATATTATGGCCTATTTGGATTTTTATTAATCACTGTAGTAATTTTTAAAATTTTCTATGATCGTAGATTTATTAAATACATAATAAAAGGCCTTATAGGTATTATAATTTTACTCTTTATAACCCATACAGCTGACTTAATAGCACGTTGGTATATTGCTGGTCATGCTCCATGGAGTAATGCTCATGAAAGTATTGTTTTTGTTTCTTGGGCTTCTATGGTATTCGGATTATTCTTAGGACGAAAATCACCATTAACAATTGGAGCTGCTACTTTTGTTGCCTGCGTTGTTTTAATGTTTGCTTTAGGTAATTGGACTGATCCTGCAATAGCTAACTTACAACCAGTTTTAAATTCTTGGTGGGTAGTTGTACATGTTCCAATTATTGTAGCTAGTTATGGTCCTTTTTCTTTAAGCATGATTTTAGGAGTTGTATCATTATTCTTAATCATTTTCACTAATAAAAATAACAAGAAAAAAATGGATACTCATCTTAAAGAACTTACAATTATTAATGAAATGTCCGCTGTAGTTGGTGTTGTTATGCTTACTGTTGGAAACTTTTTAGGCGGTATGTGGGCTAATGAAAGTTGGGGACGTTACTGGGGTTGGGATCCAAAAGAAACTTGGGCTTTAATATCAATTATTATTTATGCTTTTATTTTGCACATACGCTTAATCCCAGGATTACGAGGAAAATACACCTTTAATTTATGGTCAATTTTAGCTTATTTCTCTATAATCATGACCTTTTTCGGTGTAAATTTCTATTTATCTGGTCTACATTCTTATGCTAGTGGGGATAAAGTTATAACTCCTAATTCAATAATATATTCTATAGTTTTTATTGTTATACTGGGAACTTTTGCTTGGTTCAAAAACAAAAAGTTTTACAAGAAATAA
- a CDS encoding tyrosine-protein phosphatase, with protein MFFLKEKSIPLTTFFNDSFTDIHSHLLPGIDDGAKNIEHTLSLISKMRSYGIKNFITTPHVLGDVYPNTTEIIKLKLNEVREALVKSGNDDIFINCAAEYMMDEKFSELLANEDILTLKDNYVLVEMSYFNAPYNLYDILFEIQLKGYKPVLAHPERYIFYHNDFQNFYKLKKAGCLFQLNLLSLTEQYGKGVKNTAEKLIKENLYDFVGTDTHHENHLRLLQKIGTKKNYKKIENLLQNNSRFLH; from the coding sequence ATGTTTTTTTTAAAAGAAAAGAGTATACCATTAACTACATTTTTTAATGATAGTTTTACAGATATACATTCACATTTACTTCCAGGAATTGATGACGGTGCAAAGAATATTGAACACACATTATCATTAATATCAAAAATGAGATCTTACGGGATTAAGAATTTTATTACTACGCCACATGTTTTAGGTGACGTATATCCAAATACAACAGAAATAATAAAACTTAAATTAAATGAGGTAAGGGAAGCATTAGTGAAATCTGGTAATGATGATATATTTATTAATTGTGCGGCTGAATATATGATGGATGAAAAATTTTCTGAATTGCTAGCTAACGAAGATATATTAACATTGAAAGATAATTATGTATTAGTTGAGATGTCGTATTTCAATGCTCCATATAATTTATATGATATTTTATTTGAAATACAGCTTAAAGGTTATAAACCGGTATTAGCTCATCCAGAACGATATATATTTTACCACAACGATTTTCAAAATTTTTATAAACTAAAAAAAGCTGGTTGTTTATTTCAATTGAATTTATTATCACTTACGGAACAGTATGGTAAAGGAGTAAAAAATACTGCGGAAAAATTAATAAAAGAAAATTTATATGATTTCGTTGGTACAGACACACATCATGAAAATCATTTACGTTTACTTCAGAAAATTGGAACTAAGAAAAATTACAAGAAGATAGAAAACTTACTACAAAATAATAGTAGATTTTTACACTAA
- a CDS encoding N-acetylglucosamine kinase has product MILIADGGSTKADWIALDNNKNEVFRVRTLGLNPAVVQEDELKNRIVNMFQLINIKDEVSEIHFYGAGCGTPKPVQILHKVMKEIFINAEINIAEDMLAAVYAASGKEPAIVCILGTGSNSCYFNGKELEMIAASLGYSIMDEASGNYFGKKLIRDYYYNQMPKQIAKKFSNEFNLDADHIKYNLYKQPNPNMYLATFAKFMFDFKEEKYIKKTIKKGFEEFFKYRVLPYKKDKSTPIYFIGSIAYYFGDILEKVSKKYDLEVTGVIQRPIDKLLDYHKANI; this is encoded by the coding sequence ATGATTTTAATAGCAGACGGAGGTTCAACTAAAGCTGATTGGATAGCTTTAGATAATAATAAAAATGAAGTATTTAGAGTACGAACTTTAGGATTAAATCCTGCAGTAGTTCAAGAAGATGAACTCAAAAATCGTATTGTAAATATGTTTCAATTAATAAATATCAAAGATGAAGTTAGTGAAATTCATTTTTATGGAGCTGGGTGTGGAACACCAAAACCTGTTCAGATTCTTCATAAAGTAATGAAAGAAATATTTATTAATGCTGAAATTAACATAGCCGAAGATATGTTAGCTGCCGTATATGCTGCTTCTGGTAAAGAACCTGCAATTGTATGTATCTTGGGCACTGGCTCAAATAGTTGTTACTTTAATGGAAAAGAATTAGAAATGATAGCTGCATCCTTAGGATATTCTATAATGGATGAAGCTAGTGGTAATTATTTTGGTAAAAAATTGATTAGAGATTATTATTACAATCAAATGCCAAAACAAATAGCAAAAAAATTCTCAAATGAGTTTAATTTAGATGCAGACCACATTAAATATAACCTATACAAGCAACCTAATCCAAATATGTACTTAGCTACATTTGCAAAATTCATGTTTGACTTTAAAGAGGAAAAATATATTAAAAAAACGATCAAAAAAGGTTTTGAAGAGTTTTTTAAGTATAGGGTTTTACCTTATAAAAAAGATAAGTCTACTCCTATTTACTTCATAGGGTCTATAGCTTATTATTTTGGAGATATTCTAGAAAAAGTTTCTAAAAAATATGATCTTGAAGTTACTGGTGTAATACAGAGACCTATAGATAAATTACTTGATTATCATAAAGCAAATATTTAA